A single genomic interval of Malania oleifera isolate guangnan ecotype guangnan chromosome 13, ASM2987363v1, whole genome shotgun sequence harbors:
- the LOC131145973 gene encoding uncharacterized protein LOC131145973 yields MATLLSFTLSFNIFVSPKLTNSTLTLLRAALNRRSGGPDWAMQESFASVNYSRCHQFLDDAANSRGSSSSETLDGNSENISTVSSLGLDNTAFPLSVEKLNGKNFLEWAQSIKLVIEGKWRLGYLTGERKKPATTDIAALQKLKAENSMVTAWLINSMKPSIGKIYLFLPMAKDVWDAVRETYSDAESYSQIFEIKTRLWQLRQGERKVTKYFMEMTTLW; encoded by the exons ATGGCGACTCTTCTCAGTTTCACCCTATCTTTTAATATATTCGTATCTCCCAAACTCACCAACTCCACCCTTACCCTCCTACGAGCTGCCCTGAACCGTCGCTCTG GCGGTCCGGATTGGGCGATGCAAGAATCATTTGCTTCAGTAAATTACAGCCGTTGTCATCAATTTCTGG ATGACGCCGCCAACAGCAGAGGGTCGAGTTCCTCTGAAACTCTTGATGGCAACTCTGAGAACATCTCAACTGTGAGTTCGCTAGGGCTAGACAACACGGCCTTTCCACTCTCGGTGGAGAAATTGAACGGTAAAAATTTCCTtgaatgggctcagtccattAAACTAGTGATTGAAGGAAAATGGAGGTTAGGATACCTTACTGGCGAACGGAAGAAGCCCGCCACAACCGACATTGCAGCTCTGCAAAAATTGAAAGCCGAGAATTCCATGGTGACGGCGTGGCTCATAAATTCGATGAAGCCATCAATCGGCAAGATATACTTGTTCCTTCCAATGGCGAAGGATGTCTGGGACGCAGTTCGCGAGACATACTCTGATGCCGAAAGTTACTCCCAAATCTTTGAGATTAAGACTCGACTGTGGCAGCTGCGGCAAGGAGAAAGGAAGGTCACCAAGTACTTCATGGAGATGACAACCCTCTGGTAG